In Malaclemys terrapin pileata isolate rMalTer1 chromosome 10, rMalTer1.hap1, whole genome shotgun sequence, the following are encoded in one genomic region:
- the LOC128844947 gene encoding uncharacterized protein LOC128844947 — MLADGEDEEGDEEDEAVDSAHNADFPDSQDLFITLTEIPYQPSPAVTPDTESGEGSATPSATVSQPSLSSHSQRLARIRHKKKRTREDMFSELIACSRAQAAQQTQWRENLTRMHQANMDREERWRQEDQQATQTLLGLMREQTDTLRRLVDVLQERRQEDRAPLQSISNRPPPPPSPILPSPKVHRRRGGRVPANSHSTPAESSSSRRLSFPKI; from the exons atgttagcggacggggaagatgaggaaggagatgaggaggacgaggcagtcgacagcgctcacaacgctgatttccccgacagccaggatctcttcatcacccttacagagatcccctaccaaccctccccagccgttaccccggacacagaatctggggaaggatcagcca ccccatctgcgactgtctcacaacctagcctgtcatcacactcccagaggctagcgcggattaggcataagaagaagaggacacgggaggacatgttctcggagcttatagcctgctccagagcccaggcagcacagcagacccagtggcgggagaacttgacccgaatgcaccaagccaacatggatcgggaggagaggtggcgtcaggaagaccagcaggcgactcaaaccctgcttggactaatgagggagcaaacggacacgctccggcgccttgtggatgttctgcaggaacggaggcaggaggacagagccccgctgcagtccatctctaaccgccctcccccgccaccaagtcccatactcccctcacccaaagtgcacagaaggagaggcggcagagtccctgctaactctcactccacccctgcagagagctcgagcagcagaaggctctcattccccaaaatttga
- the LOC128844587 gene encoding autism susceptibility gene 2 protein-like isoform X1, whose amino-acid sequence MWTFAVYDNYPIPMLLGEDLANHVKLAKRVGIVTRSQAKQAFTPIPVPEPSTRAPSVLPETQTKVVELDPLPTTATAVVNPIPETQPQPVPEPELAMQPAPEPLPALSPALANPSTTPMPEGTSEPDLAEAADNPTQETQPEPEIPHSAPADSGSQSMKTAPAPASLPEGPSPSPQSKEELMSPASREQFQAEQEADNSLQKAWAAARSTPPPLSSSNRSRFVVEQGLLYKETLSGGHQKDWHPQRQLVVPTKYRVKPLSLAHDHPSGHSGVNRTKNRLGKSFHWEGMGKDVANYVRSCEVCQRVGKPQDQVKAPLQPLPIIEVPFQRVAVDILGPFPKKTPRGKQYVLTFMDFATRWPEAVPLSNTRAKSVCQALADIFARPRKQMTRSGLKVSTTKKKRMVAWKR is encoded by the exons atgtggacttttgcagtctatgacaattatcccattcccatgctgctgggggaagacttggccaaccatgtgaagctagccaagagggtgggaatagtcacccgcagccaggctaagcaagctttcacccccatccctgttcctgagccgtccaccagggccccgtctgtgttaccggagacccagacaaaggtggtggaactggatcccctgccaacaactgcaacagccgtagtgaatccaatcccagagacccagccacagccagtcccagaaccggaactggcaatgcaaccagcaccagaaccattgccagccctgagtccagcgcttgcaaacccgtctacaactccaatgccagagggcaccagcgagcctgacctggcggaagcagcagataaccctacccaagagactcagccagagcctgaaatcccacatagtgcaccagcggacagcggttcacagtcaatgaaaacagccccagcacctgcatcgcttccagagggaccaagccccagtccacagtccaaggaggaactgatgtctccagcatcaagggaacagttccaggccgagcaggaagcagataacagccttcagaaagcttgggcggcggcgcggagcaccccaccgcctctcagctcttctaaccgatcccggtttgttgtagaacaaggacttttatacaaggagactctttctggtgggcaccagaaagactggcatcctcaaaggcagttggtagttcccactaagtatcgggtaaagcccttgagcttagcccatgatcatcccagtggccattctggggtgaacagaaccaaaaaccggttggggaagtccttccactgggagggaatgggcaaggacgttgctaattatgtccggtcttgtgaggtgtgccaacgagtgggaaagccccaagaccaggttaaagcccctctccagccactacccataattgaggtcccatttcagcgcgtagctgtggatattctgggtcctttcccaaagaagacacccagaggaaagcagtacgtactgactttcatggattttgctacccgatggccggaagcagtacccttaagcaacaccagggctaaaagtgtgtgccaggcattagcagacatttttgccagg cccaggaaacagatgacgcggagtggcctaaaggtgtctactacaaaaaaaaaaaggatggtggcgtggaaaaGGTAA
- the LOC128844587 gene encoding autism susceptibility gene 2 protein-like isoform X2, with amino-acid sequence MWTFAVYDNYPIPMLLGEDLANHVKLAKRVGIVTRSQAKQAFTPIPVPEPSTRAPSVLPETQTKVVELDPLPTTATAVVNPIPETQPQPVPEPELAMQPAPEPLPALSPALANPSTTPMPEGTSEPDLAEAADNPTQETQPEPEIPHSAPADSGSQSMKTAPAPASLPEGPSPSPQSKEELMSPASREQFQAEQEADNSLQKAWAAARSTPPPLSSSNRSRFVVEQGLLYKETLSGGHQKDWHPQRQLVVPTKYRVKPLSLAHDHPSGHSGVNRTKNRLGKSFHWEGMGKDVANYVRSCEVCQRVGKPQDQVKAPLQPLPIIEVPFQRVAVDILGPFPKKTPRGKQYVLTFMDFATRWPEAVPLSNTRAKSVCQALADIFARKIKRLPVYSPGNR; translated from the exons atgtggacttttgcagtctatgacaattatcccattcccatgctgctgggggaagacttggccaaccatgtgaagctagccaagagggtgggaatagtcacccgcagccaggctaagcaagctttcacccccatccctgttcctgagccgtccaccagggccccgtctgtgttaccggagacccagacaaaggtggtggaactggatcccctgccaacaactgcaacagccgtagtgaatccaatcccagagacccagccacagccagtcccagaaccggaactggcaatgcaaccagcaccagaaccattgccagccctgagtccagcgcttgcaaacccgtctacaactccaatgccagagggcaccagcgagcctgacctggcggaagcagcagataaccctacccaagagactcagccagagcctgaaatcccacatagtgcaccagcggacagcggttcacagtcaatgaaaacagccccagcacctgcatcgcttccagagggaccaagccccagtccacagtccaaggaggaactgatgtctccagcatcaagggaacagttccaggccgagcaggaagcagataacagccttcagaaagcttgggcggcggcgcggagcaccccaccgcctctcagctcttctaaccgatcccggtttgttgtagaacaaggacttttatacaaggagactctttctggtgggcaccagaaagactggcatcctcaaaggcagttggtagttcccactaagtatcgggtaaagcccttgagcttagcccatgatcatcccagtggccattctggggtgaacagaaccaaaaaccggttggggaagtccttccactgggagggaatgggcaaggacgttgctaattatgtccggtcttgtgaggtgtgccaacgagtgggaaagccccaagaccaggttaaagcccctctccagccactacccataattgaggtcccatttcagcgcgtagctgtggatattctgggtcctttcccaaagaagacacccagaggaaagcagtacgtactgactttcatggattttgctacccgatggccggaagcagtacccttaagcaacaccagggctaaaagtgtgtgccaggcattagcagacatttttgccagg aaaattaaacgtttgccagtttacagcccaggaaacagatga